The genome window TTGATTCTTGATCTCGGTCGTCATCATCAATCGCAACTCGAACTACTCCCACGCCTTCCTTAAACCAGTAATTTTCATTGTAATCGTAGTTATCCGTCCTCCCGTATTCGTAGATCGCGACCCATACGAGCTCGTCAAAATATCCAGCCGGTGTGTCAAAGAAACTATCAGTAGCTCCGATACGTCCTTCCCAGAGTACCCCGGCGTCGTCGGTGAACGTCCACTCGGTACCAACCTCGATGGGCATCTTGAGGTAGGTCCGCCAGTTCTCCTCGTCCGCCGGCTTGGCCTGGAACTCGCCGTCGGCGGTGTGGCGCCAGAGCCACTCCTCCGTGGTGTCGCCCAAGTTCAGCTCGACGCGCCAGGCGCCGTCCTCGGAGCCCAGGACATTCCAGTTCAACGAGTCGCCGTCGTCGGGCAGGTCCCAGACGTAGTCCCACTCGTTGCCCTGGGCCAGGGGGACGTAGGCGTCCGTCGGGTTGGGCTCGGGGGTGTTCGTCGTGTCGCAGCCGGCGAAAAGGGCCGCCAGGACGACCGCGGAAAAACCGAAGCGAAGCGAGTTACGCGCCAGCGAAAGAAGCGTCCTTTTCATCGAAACCTCGCGGCGGGTTATCTTGCGCCCGGATGATACCAGCGACGCCCCGCACTGGCAAGCCCCGAGCTTGACACGCACGCCGCGGCCCGGGATATAATAGGAATGACAAAGAATAAATCCCGTGAGGCGGCATGAGACCCACCCTGACCATCCTGCTCCTGGCGGTCCTTCCCGCGGCGGCCGACGTGGCGCCGGGCCGTTGGGTCGAGGACCGCCCCGAAGGCGCGACCCTCGAGCACCCCACCGTCTCCATGTCCGACGAGGAGGTCACCGTCTTTTTCTGGGAGGACGTCGTCCTGGTCGAGGCGTGGTACGACATGACCAACACGGGGCCCTCCGGTCAGACGCCGATGATGCTGCCCATGTACTTCATCTACCCCGACCGGGGCCCGGACGAGGACTTCGAGCCGTGGGTGCGGATAAGCGTGAACGGCGAGGAGCTGGAGACGCGGGCCTTCCTTCGGCCCCAGTTCGACGAGGCGGGAGAATGGTCGGCGACCATGGTCATGGCGCTCTTCAGGTACGACTTCCCCACGGGGGAGACCACGCGGCTCGTCGCCAGCTACATGGCGCCCTACGTGTGGTGGGAGGATGGCGGCTGCTTCGAGTACCCCCTGGGCACGGGGGGCGGCTGGCACTCCGCCATCGGCCACGGCACCCTCTACCTGTGCCCGGGCCCGGGAGCCGACTGGGGCCTGGTCGAAGATTTTGGCCAGAAAGCCCTGCCCGAGCCGACCTTCGACGGCGAGACGGCTGCCTGGGAGTTCACCGACCTGGAGCCCCCGCCTGACACCTGCTACTGGCTTAAAGTGAGTGGGCGGTAAACGCCAGTTTGGCGCTCCAAAATGGGGGGCTCTTCAGGAAAAAGCGCGATTCGGCGGCAGGTTTTCTTGACGCGGGGGTGACGCCCCGCTTTTTTTATCCGGCGCCGAACCGCGGTGGTCGGGCCTCCCCGTTTCACCGACGGTGGCCGTCGGTCCCTGGTACGCATCTTGCGTTTAAAGGGATACACTCCCCAATTCAAACTCGGTCATCCCCGACGAGGAACATGAAAAACGAAGCGAAGCGAGTAATGCCCCGGCAAAACGAAGCGAAGCGAGCGAACCGAGTTACGCCCCGGCGAAACGTACTCATCATAGACGACGAGGAAGAGCTCCTGGAGCCTTTAATCCTGGGCCTCGAGCAACTCTCTCCCGAGTTCACCTACACCGCCACCTCCGACCCGATGGAGGGGATGGTGCTTTTAGACCGGATGCCGGTGGACGTCATAGTCACCGACATGATAATGCCCTACGTCACCGGCCTGGACATCATCGAGCAGGTCGTCAACCACTTCCCTCAGACCGCCTGCATTTTAATGACGGCCTACGGCACGACGGACATCGAAATCGTGATGGAAGAGTACTCGGTCAGCTACATCGAAAAGCCGCTGGACCTCGATATGCTTCACCAGATGATAGTCAACCTGTCGAGGGAATCCAGTGCCGTAGCCGACCTGAACGGGGTCACGCTGCCCACCTTCGTCCGGGTGCTGGCGTCGAAGGAGCTGACCTGCAAGGTGGATATCGAGTGCCAGGAGAGGAAGGGGACGCTCTTCTTCACGCGGGGGAAGCTCTTCCACGCCAAGCTCGGCAACCTGTCGCCCGAGGCGGCGGCGGTCGCCATGCTGACCTGCGAAAAGGTGAAGATAACCATCCACCAGCTCAAGTATCCCTTCCGGCGGAATATCCACCGGAGCCTGGAGGAGATCCTGCAGGTGACGGCGGGGGAGGATGAGGAAGCCTACGCCGCCATCGGCGGTGCGGATTCCCTCGACCCGGCCGAAAGCGGTTACTTCAACACCCAGAACCTCATCGGGCTGCTCTCCGCGGGCGTCACCCTGAGGTACAACCTGCTCCAACGGAAGGGGTGAGCCCGGTCCAGACGCACAAAAAGGAACGCTCGGCGGCGTTCCTTTTTATTGGGATAAAACAGCTTACAGCTCGAGGAATGCCTTGAGCTTGTTGGAGCGGGTGGGGTGCCGCAGCTTGCGCAGCGCCTTGGCCTCGATCTGC of bacterium contains these proteins:
- a CDS encoding response regulator, with translation MKNEAKRVMPRQNEAKRANRVTPRRNVLIIDDEEELLEPLILGLEQLSPEFTYTATSDPMEGMVLLDRMPVDVIVTDMIMPYVTGLDIIEQVVNHFPQTACILMTAYGTTDIEIVMEEYSVSYIEKPLDLDMLHQMIVNLSRESSAVADLNGVTLPTFVRVLASKELTCKVDIECQERKGTLFFTRGKLFHAKLGNLSPEAAAVAMLTCEKVKITIHQLKYPFRRNIHRSLEEILQVTAGEDEEAYAAIGGADSLDPAESGYFNTQNLIGLLSAGVTLRYNLLQRKG